The sequence GAGCCTTGGCAGCGCAAGCCGCGCCACCATCGGTTGCACCAGAAACAGCAGGAAACTGCCAGTTAGAATCGCGACAACAAACAACGCGCGCCTTGATGTGCCCCCCCGAGCGTTCATTTAAATTTCCTTCACATACGTAACGTGCGGCCGAAGAGGGTCGCCGTCGGCCAATTTCGGATGATCGAAGTCCATATCCGGTCGGTATTGCATGCCCAGTCGCCCCATAAGGCCGCGGCTCGCTTGATTGATCCGCGCAGTAATTGCGACCACTCGCTCATGCGGGAAATTTGCGCCGGCCCATGCGAGACAAGCCCTCGCTGCCTCGGCAGCATAGCCCCGCCTCCAACAATCGCTGGCTATCCGCCAGCCAATCTCCAGCTCGCCCACGATCGGCCCCTCATAGCCGCGATCCAGCCCGCAGAACCCGACGACGCGCGAATCCTCTTGTCGTTCCAGCGGCCAGTAAGTGTAGCCACCGTTGCGTGCTGAACGGCCCTGCAGGTCGGCAATTAATGCAGCAGTTTCTTCCCGGGTCTTGAGTGGGCCTAGGGTGGCCATCACTTCTTGATCGACATGCAGGCGATGGAAATCATCGAGATCATCCTCGCGCCAGTCACGCATCGCCAAACGCTCGGTTTCCAAGCGAAACTCCGTCGCACCACTCATTGGCTAAGGAGCTTAGCAGCCAACGGCGCATGGTAAGTCAAAACTCCGCTGCAGCCCGCACGCTTGAACGCCATCAGCGTTTCGAGGACCAACGCATCGCGTTCGCCTGCTCCGGCGGCCGCGGCGGCCTCGATCATCGCATATTCGCCGCTCACTTGATAAGCAAAGGTCGGTACTTCGAAGCGTTCTTTCACCCGGCGCACAATATCGAGATAGGGCAGCCCAGGCTTCACCATTACGCTGTCGGCACCCTCGGCAATATCGAGGGCTACTTCGCGCAGCGCCTCGTCGCCATTGGCTGGGTCCATCTGGTAGCTTTTCTTGTCGCCCTTCAGCAGCCCGCCGCTGCCCACGGCATCGCGGAACGGGCCGTAGAACGCGGAAGCATATTTGGCGGCATAGGCCATGATCTGGACATTGTGGTGCTCGCCCATTTCCAGCGCCATGCGGATCGAGCGCACCCGGCCGTCCATCATGTCGGACGGGGCAATGATATCCGCTCCCGCCTCGGCCTGATTGATCGCCTGATCGACCAGAACCGCGATAGTATCGTCATTTACGACATAGCCCGCATCGTCGAGCAATCCGTCCTGACCGTGATTAGTATAAGGATCGAGCGCGACATCGGTCAGAATGCCCACATCATTCCCGCAGGCATCACGCACCGCTTTGATCGCGCGGCACATAAGATTGTCAGGGTTGAGCGCTTCTGCGCCGTCATCGCTCCGGCGATCTGCCTGCGTATTGGGAAATAGCGCGATACAGGGGACGCCCAGTTCAGCCGCCAATTTAGCCTGCTTAGCAATGCCATCGACTGACCAGCGCGATACGCCGGGAAGCGAGCCAATCGGCTCCTCTACGCCTTTGCCCTCGGTCACGAAAAGCGGCCAGATCAGATCGGCTGGCGTCAAGACGTTCTCGCGGTGGAGCGCACGGCTCCACGCAGAAGCCCGGCTGCGGCGCATGCGAAGTGCGGGATAGGAAGCAGTCATACCAGCCTGTTGCCCCAATAAAGCGGTACGCTCAACCGACCTTCTTAGGGGCAGCAACGCGGTCAATCTCACGAACAGGCTCTTCGGCGGTCTCGATTTCGGGAACTAAACGCTCCAAAGCGGCGCCTGCAGGCACTTTTTTCAGAGCGGCTAGCTGGTTGCGGAATTTCTGCAATTCGCCGCCCGTTAGTTCAGACCGGGTGACAAATTTCACCGAGCGCGGATCAACTTTACGTGAGCCGCGATAGAGTTCGTAATGCAGATGCGGGCCCGTGCTGAGGCCTGTTGAACCGACGTAACCGATCACCTGCCCACGCCGCACATTGCTACCGCTGCGAGCGGCGATCCGGCTCATGTGGCAATAGCGCGTGGAGAGTCCTCCGCCATGCTTGATCTTAACCGCATTACCACAGCCACCCATGCGGCCAGCCGACGTCACGACGCCGTCCGTTACCGCGACAATGGGCGTGCCGTGCCGCGCTTTGAAATCGAGGCCCGAGTGCATCCGGCGATACCCAAGCACAGGATGACGGCGCATTCCGAAGCCTGAAGAAATCCGGCCCGGGACCGGCGCAACCAGGCCGCTGCGCTGTTCACCAACGCCCGATGCTTCATAAAAACGACCATTGCTGCCCCAGCGCATCAACTGCGTCTTTGACTTCCCACCCCGGTCGATCCCGGCATAAACTACGTCACCGGCCTGTGTTTCGCCTGTTGCTGCGCGGCGGTAGCGGACGATCAGATCAAATTGGTCGGTCGATTTAATATCGCGATCGAGGTCGAGCTGACTGTCGAGCGCTTTGAGATATTGCTGCACCGCCTTTGGCGGAGCGCCAGCCGCTCGGGCCGAGCGATACAGACTGCTGCCCACCACGCCGCGGATACGCAGCGGAGTGCTATCCACCTGAATCGGCTTCCGGACCAATGCGAGGCGTCCACCCTGACGTTCGAGTGCCAGATCAAGGTCAAAACGCGCGCGAAAGCTCAGCGCATCAAGCGGGCGCGGATCGTCCGAAGACGGGCGGCGGCCCAGAGTGATATCCATCCGGGTACCGGACTCGATTTCGGAAAGTGGCACGGCAGCGGAGATCATATTCGCAACATAGGTTGCCTCGCCACGCCCCACGCCCGCACGGCGCAACATGCGCTCGAAGCTGTCACCCTTTGCCAGCGTAGCGACCAAAGCGATGGTCGGACGTTCAGGCGCCGATTTCAATTTCACGACGGCAGACGTCGCGGCCATTCGGCGTCCGCTATCACTACCCAGCGCCAGCGGCAGAATCATCTGACTGCGAAATTCGTCCCGGGCATTTTCATCAATCCGCATCGCCGGCGCGGCCTCTAACGGAGAGAAATCAGGCCAGAATGCGAGAGCGACCGCGGACAAGCCGAGCAATGTTCCAGCACCGCGAAACCAGCGGCGACTGCCAATTTCCTGCGCCAAGTCAGGTGTGAAATCGACCGCCTCAAGCTTCTCTGACGTGTTGGCACGCCATTCGTGCATCCGGTCGCGAAAGCTGCGAACACGTTGGAAGGTTTTCGGGCGATCTGCGGCCAGCACATGCGCAGGCTCCAGCGCCAGCATATTGCCGTCACCTGCTTCTGCGCCGATTTTT comes from Altererythrobacter sp. ZODW24 and encodes:
- a CDS encoding GNAT family N-acetyltransferase gives rise to the protein MSGATEFRLETERLAMRDWREDDLDDFHRLHVDQEVMATLGPLKTREETAALIADLQGRSARNGGYTYWPLERQEDSRVVGFCGLDRGYEGPIVGELEIGWRIASDCWRRGYAAEAARACLAWAGANFPHERVVAITARINQASRGLMGRLGMQYRPDMDFDHPKLADGDPLRPHVTYVKEI
- a CDS encoding M23 family metallopeptidase, with amino-acid sequence MLALEPAHVLAADRPKTFQRVRSFRDRMHEWRANTSEKLEAVDFTPDLAQEIGSRRWFRGAGTLLGLSAVALAFWPDFSPLEAAPAMRIDENARDEFRSQMILPLALGSDSGRRMAATSAVVKLKSAPERPTIALVATLAKGDSFERMLRRAGVGRGEATYVANMISAAVPLSEIESGTRMDITLGRRPSSDDPRPLDALSFRARFDLDLALERQGGRLALVRKPIQVDSTPLRIRGVVGSSLYRSARAAGAPPKAVQQYLKALDSQLDLDRDIKSTDQFDLIVRYRRAATGETQAGDVVYAGIDRGGKSKTQLMRWGSNGRFYEASGVGEQRSGLVAPVPGRISSGFGMRRHPVLGYRRMHSGLDFKARHGTPIVAVTDGVVTSAGRMGGCGNAVKIKHGGGLSTRYCHMSRIAARSGSNVRRGQVIGYVGSTGLSTGPHLHYELYRGSRKVDPRSVKFVTRSELTGGELQKFRNQLAALKKVPAGAALERLVPEIETAEEPVREIDRVAAPKKVG
- the hemB gene encoding porphobilinogen synthase; this translates as MTASYPALRMRRSRASAWSRALHRENVLTPADLIWPLFVTEGKGVEEPIGSLPGVSRWSVDGIAKQAKLAAELGVPCIALFPNTQADRRSDDGAEALNPDNLMCRAIKAVRDACGNDVGILTDVALDPYTNHGQDGLLDDAGYVVNDDTIAVLVDQAINQAEAGADIIAPSDMMDGRVRSIRMALEMGEHHNVQIMAYAAKYASAFYGPFRDAVGSGGLLKGDKKSYQMDPANGDEALREVALDIAEGADSVMVKPGLPYLDIVRRVKERFEVPTFAYQVSGEYAMIEAAAAAGAGERDALVLETLMAFKRAGCSGVLTYHAPLAAKLLSQ